From a region of the Paenibacillus sp. FSL R10-2734 genome:
- a CDS encoding beta-ketoacyl-ACP synthase III, which translates to MRQLRPVGIIGTGKYVPEKILTNSDLEKIVETNDEWIVSRTGIRERHIAAPHEATSDLAYEAALKALDSAGMKAEDLDLIIIATVTPDSSFPSTACILQDKLGAKGAAAFDLSAACSGFVYSLATAVGFIQNGMYNNALIIGADTLSRITDYTDRNTCVLFGDGAGAVIIGEVPEGRGFQSFDLGAEGSGGNLLKLEAGGSRLPASQQTVEDKKHFIYMNGREVFKFAVRVMGSATERVLTKAGLGKEDIDLFVPHQANIRIIQSAMQRLDLPPEKCVINVDKYANTSAASIPLALVEAAEEGRMKEGDTVLMVGFGGGLTWGASVLIW; encoded by the coding sequence ATGAGACAGTTGCGACCGGTTGGAATTATAGGAACTGGGAAATATGTACCTGAGAAAATATTGACAAATAGCGATCTGGAAAAAATAGTGGAGACTAACGATGAGTGGATCGTCAGTCGGACAGGCATCCGTGAAAGACATATTGCTGCGCCTCATGAGGCAACCTCTGATCTAGCGTATGAAGCAGCACTAAAGGCACTTGATTCCGCGGGAATGAAAGCCGAAGATTTGGATCTGATTATTATTGCAACAGTAACACCTGATAGTTCCTTTCCTTCTACAGCCTGCATTTTGCAGGATAAACTGGGTGCTAAAGGTGCTGCGGCGTTTGACTTGTCAGCAGCCTGCTCTGGTTTTGTATACAGCTTAGCTACAGCGGTTGGATTCATTCAGAACGGAATGTACAACAATGCCCTTATTATAGGAGCGGATACTTTATCCCGCATCACAGATTATACGGATCGAAATACTTGTGTCTTGTTCGGTGATGGAGCAGGCGCGGTAATCATTGGCGAGGTTCCAGAAGGTCGTGGCTTCCAATCCTTTGATCTGGGTGCTGAAGGCTCTGGTGGGAACTTGCTTAAGCTAGAAGCCGGCGGTTCACGCTTGCCTGCATCTCAGCAAACCGTTGAAGATAAGAAGCATTTCATCTATATGAATGGTCGTGAAGTATTTAAATTTGCAGTTCGTGTGATGGGCTCAGCTACAGAACGTGTGCTTACCAAAGCTGGTCTGGGTAAGGAAGACATTGATTTGTTTGTACCACACCAAGCGAATATTCGTATCATTCAATCCGCTATGCAGCGTTTGGATCTGCCACCGGAGAAATGTGTGATCAATGTTGATAAATATGCTAATACTTCGGCGGCCTCTATTCCACTAGCTCTTGTTGAAGCGGCGGAAGAAGGACGTATGAAAGAAGGCGACACCGTTCTAATGGTTGGATTCGGCGGTGGCTTGACTTGGGGCGCATCAGTATTGATCTGGTAA
- a CDS encoding acyl carrier protein: protein MSDVLERVKRIVIDRLGADEAEVTLEASFKDDLGADSLDVVELVMELEDEFDMEISDEDAETITTVGEVVKYIQSHT, encoded by the coding sequence ATGTCCGATGTATTAGAGCGTGTAAAACGCATTGTCATCGACCGCTTAGGTGCCGATGAAGCTGAGGTAACATTAGAAGCGTCTTTCAAAGATGATTTAGGTGCTGATTCTCTTGATGTAGTAGAATTGGTAATGGAATTGGAAGATGAATTCGACATGGAAATCTCTGATGAAGATGCAGAGACGATTACGACCGTGGGTGAAGTTGTGAAGTACATACAATCTCATACCTAG
- the fabD gene encoding ACP S-malonyltransferase: MGKIAFVFPGQGAQAVGMGKDVYDALPNSRAVFEKGDEVLGFPLSKLIFEGPDSELKQTVNTQPALLTASVAYLEALREQGLKPDYVAGHSLGEYSALVAAGVLSYEDAVTLVRLRGRFMEEAVPGGQGAMAAVLGADREALALLCQNVSEESGVVELANVNCPGQIVVSGSQEGVNGVVERVKEAGGKRAIPLEVSGPFHSSMMKAAADRLAEELKKVTFNSPTVPVIVNVTAAPVTDPEEIRELLVRQVYSPVLWQDSVEWLIANGVDTFVEIGSGSVLAGLIRKIDKTVKVININTLESVQTVL; encoded by the coding sequence ATGGGTAAAATCGCATTTGTCTTTCCCGGTCAGGGAGCACAAGCAGTTGGGATGGGTAAGGATGTATACGATGCTCTTCCAAACAGTCGTGCAGTGTTCGAAAAAGGTGATGAAGTTCTAGGATTTCCACTGAGTAAGCTGATTTTTGAAGGACCGGACAGTGAGCTAAAGCAGACAGTAAATACGCAGCCAGCGCTTCTTACAGCTAGCGTAGCTTATCTTGAAGCTTTGCGGGAACAAGGCTTGAAGCCAGATTATGTCGCTGGACATAGCCTTGGAGAATATAGCGCATTAGTTGCTGCGGGTGTGTTGTCTTATGAAGATGCTGTAACATTAGTACGCCTACGCGGTCGCTTCATGGAAGAAGCAGTTCCAGGTGGTCAAGGTGCAATGGCGGCAGTGCTTGGAGCTGATCGTGAGGCACTGGCATTATTATGCCAAAATGTATCTGAAGAGAGTGGAGTTGTGGAACTAGCTAACGTCAACTGCCCGGGTCAGATCGTTGTTTCCGGATCTCAGGAAGGCGTTAACGGTGTTGTGGAGCGCGTTAAAGAAGCTGGTGGTAAGCGGGCGATTCCGCTCGAAGTAAGTGGACCGTTTCACTCTTCTATGATGAAAGCTGCTGCGGACCGTTTGGCAGAAGAGTTGAAGAAGGTAACCTTTAATTCTCCAACTGTACCTGTCATTGTTAATGTCACAGCAGCACCAGTAACAGATCCCGAAGAAATTCGCGAATTGCTCGTTCGTCAGGTGTATTCCCCTGTGCTTTGGCAGGACAGTGTTGAATGGTTGATTGCGAATGGTGTGGATACTTTTGTTGAGATTGGTTCTGGCAGTGTTCTGGCAGGTCTTATCCGCAAAATAGACAAAACAGTCAAGGTAATCAACATTAATACGCTTGAGAGTGTCCAAACTGTTTTGTAA
- the fabG gene encoding 3-oxoacyl-[acyl-carrier-protein] reductase codes for MFSALRGQTALVTGGSRGIGRSIALALAEHGVKVAVNYAGSEAAAHETVARIAELGSEGIAIRGDVGNSEQAESLVKEVLNTWGRIDIVVNNAGITRDNLIMRMKEEEFDQVIETNLKGVFNCLKAATRPMMKQRYGRIINISSVVGVTGNPGQANYSAAKAGVIGLTKAAARELSSRGITVNCIAPGFIDTDMTRELSEEVRSELEKGIPLARLGRPEEIAMAVVFLASEGAAYMTGQTLHVDGGMYM; via the coding sequence ATGTTCTCAGCATTGCGGGGCCAGACAGCCCTTGTAACTGGCGGCTCACGTGGCATTGGTCGTAGTATCGCGCTTGCTCTTGCAGAACACGGCGTAAAGGTGGCTGTGAACTATGCAGGGAGTGAAGCAGCGGCACACGAGACTGTGGCTCGTATTGCAGAGCTTGGCTCGGAGGGCATTGCGATCCGTGGGGATGTTGGTAATAGTGAACAGGCTGAGAGCCTTGTGAAAGAGGTTCTTAATACCTGGGGACGTATTGACATTGTTGTCAATAATGCCGGCATTACCAGAGACAACCTGATTATGCGCATGAAAGAGGAAGAGTTCGATCAAGTGATCGAGACGAATCTGAAGGGTGTGTTTAATTGCCTTAAGGCAGCTACACGTCCGATGATGAAGCAGCGTTACGGTCGAATCATTAATATTTCCTCGGTTGTGGGTGTGACAGGTAACCCTGGTCAGGCTAATTACTCTGCAGCTAAGGCTGGTGTCATCGGTCTAACGAAAGCAGCCGCTCGTGAGCTCTCTTCGCGTGGCATCACCGTTAACTGTATCGCTCCTGGTTTTATCGATACAGATATGACGCGTGAGCTCTCTGAAGAAGTTCGCAGTGAGCTAGAGAAGGGCATTCCACTAGCTCGCCTTGGGCGTCCGGAAGAGATAGCTATGGCAGTTGTTTTCCTAGCTTCTGAAGGCGCCGCTTATATGACCGGCCAGACACTACACGTGGATGGCGGGATGTATATGTAA